The Anas platyrhynchos isolate ZD024472 breed Pekin duck chromosome 6, IASCAAS_PekinDuck_T2T, whole genome shotgun sequence sequence CATTTGATAAACAATGCATTATTTCAGTCAGTAGCTAAGCTACAGCACTGATATTATGGGAGCTAGTGTAACTACCCCAAAAGATGATCCAGTTGCGTATCCATCCAAAACAGGCATACAATatcagatttttcattttcctccgAAAATATATGCACTTAAAATACAGCACTTGTGAATTTATAGCTGGTTTTCTAACTAGATTCAGAAGAGTTACTTGACAAATTGAAAGCCAATTGTTTCTTTTATAATAATTCTATAATTCACTAAGTTCTAAAACTACTGCTTGACAAAGCAACATTTTGAAGTGCTGTAACTTACTAGTTTAACACCAAAGGTAAAGATGTGTTTATCTAAACAACAattccctcctcctctttcagGAGGCAATATTAACACAGAATTAGATTGAGACCATTTTAGTTTTATATCATAATACATCTCACAATCAAGTCAAGCTTCAATAAgctttttcaaagagaaaacaaacatatCAAGAGTAAACAGTAATATACTGTTATTTCTTTACTTACATATATAGATGATGGGCCACAAACCAAATCATTTACAAAACCCAGACATGAAATAGCTGCTTCATGTTTTTAAGATAGCTTTTCCAAAGAACCGTCCCCCTACCACCTACCTTAATCACCAAAACAACCTGTATCAGCTGGTACTTTCAGATTGTCACAAAAATCTTGTATTTACTACAACATTAACCTAAGTAACTCCAAAATTTGGAATACACTTCAAAGACTGAAGTTAACATATCAGTTTTATAAAAAagacttttcatttttctgtatcCTTATTTCAaggtaacatttttctttggaaattataaaataaagtgtATTGATGAGAGAAGATCCCCTTACTTAGTGAGGGATGTAAATTTAGCTGACAGCTATCTCATTAATcagaaaaaagaatttttaatttaagcttCAAGACAGTACATACTGAAACCACACCTTGAATGTTTGATTCCCTCAGGTATGGTTGTATTTTCTATACTGCCTTGGCAgctgaatccttttttttttttaaaaaaaaaaaaaaaacaggttacaACACAATATGGATTTCTTCATCTGGATTTCTTCAGGGGGAAAAAACGTGCTATTTCTGACTCAAAATACATGCATCTTCCATCCAGTAAAACTAGTATAAATGTACTAGAACAATTACGACTCATATCCTGATTATTGGTTAGTCCATACTTCTCAGGGACTCGTACTTCTCATACTTGTGCATGTTCTACCTAAAACTACAACCTTACATGTTAAGAATTACTAGCTTTCTTGGTACTTACTTTCTTATAAGACCTAAGGAAACTTTAAAGAGGAATCCATCTTGTCCAATTACTCCCATGCCACTTGCTTTTCCGCTGCTGTCTATACAGACCATCTCTGGTTCCATGTCTTTATTTGCTACAAGGAATTTACCATAAATAAGGTCTCCCACCTAAACCAAACAGGgtcagaaagcaaaaagtaTTAGACATGATCATACTGTACattcataaaaaatattaaatttataaaGCTCGTCCAGGGTAACACAAAATAGTTGGtgggagaaaaatgaatgaGTAGTTTTTGTTCTCTCCTACTAAAGACAACTTACCACATAAGAATAATATTGTATCACTACTAGAAtctaaaagatatttaaaaaacacattttattttacggacgtattcttctttttctgttttgaaataccTTCTCCAGACTTTAAGGAAGGTAAAAAGCAAGTCTAAGCAGCCTACTCTTGTAACTGCTTATAAGGACCACAAGAAAGCCACACCAGCTTATTTTGTTGTCCTTTAGAGTCTATTTTACGTTCTGGCGATGGTATTTCAGCTGAATGCAGAAGCAGTGACACGCACGTGCCGCGTTTCCAGCGGTGTTACGAAACAAACCCGGTTTTCTCCCAGCTTTAAGAGCTCGTTTCACAACCTCAGAGTGCCCCCTGCGGGCGAGCATTACCGCCTGACCAGCACCCACGGCTGGCAGCATCATGGACGAGGAAACACGGCGCCGGTTTTGCCTTGCGGCCCGGCTGAGCCGAGCACCCCCGGGTGAGGAGAATCCCGCTACCTGCACGTTGGGCCGGTTCCTTTTGGTCGCTCCCTCGAAGGCCAGGTAGGACAGCGAGGCCTGCTCGCTCCCGCCGACGTCCAGCCTGAAGACGTCCCCCGCCCTGGCGGTGACGATGCCGATCACCTGGTCGCCCTTCACCGGCACGTACTGCGGGCAGCCACACGCGGCTCAGCCGGGGCCCCTCGGGAGGGGCCGGCCGagccctccccgccgccccccgtgCCCTACCCGCTTCTGCTGCGAGTCCACCCAGTAGgcgcctcccgccgccgccccgccgccgccgccgcccggctgGCGGTGCCGCAGCAGCCCGCACTTGGTCACCAGCAGCCCGGCCGCGCAGCGCCGCAGACCGGGCCCGCACAGCAgccggccccgcggggccgcctcGGGGCCCAGCGGCAGCCGCTCGGCGTCGTGCTCGGGGCgggcgggcagcagcagcacgtcGCCCGGCAGCACCACCTGCCCCACCGCGGCCTCCGCCGCCATCTTGCTGCTGCCCGCCGCCATCTTACCGCCCTCCGCCATGGCCGCCGGGCCCCGCCTCCAGTCACCGGCCACGTGGGGGGCGCC is a genomic window containing:
- the EXOSC3 gene encoding exosome complex component RRP40; its protein translation is MAEGGKMAAGSSKMAAEAAVGQVVLPGDVLLLPARPEHDAERLPLGPEAAPRGRLLCGPGLRRCAAGLLVTKCGLLRHRQPGGGGGGAAAGGAYWVDSQQKRYVPVKGDQVIGIVTARAGDVFRLDVGGSEQASLSYLAFEGATKRNRPNVQVGDLIYGKFLVANKDMEPEMVCIDSSGKASGMGVIGQDGFLFKVSLGLIRKLLAPKCEIIQELSQLYPFELVLGMNGRIWVKAKTVQQTLIIVNILEACEYMTSEQRKQALAKLSGN